The stretch of DNA ggaatggttggttcgtattgtccgacggggcaaatacgtgctgTGATGGTTAGgaccaccttgcaaggttaaatcggattgattcgccgtcagtggctatcggacatgagcaccttgatctccgagtcacatcgAAGTAAGAAAATGAAACAAAACGAGTTGATAAATGCTGATGTTATCTAATTAATTATGTTTCCACCTTGGTTGCTATAGATATGCAAATCATAGATGTTTAGTCAATTTATTGttataatttggagctaaaattttgaagttaagaatctattttagatgctttttggcaaaacaaacccaccagccaaaagtcttgcatgtctagataatggactaagtatacccttagtcgggtaagtcttgatgagtattagtatactcagggtttgttgtttaccctgtttcaggtatagaagctaaccagaATTCGTATCAGTGGCCTCGATGTGATGTCCTCACGTGTTCATAATTatcgttttgttttattggttctcaatcaaatttctttctctcaggtcatattctcttccgctgctatcatttattttatgtaaattctaaatttaaagctgttttgtaaatatttatgttattatctatttttgtgaaattatattatgctggtaccgtctgtgctcgccgtcgcgcgagacttctggtgtgtttcgatcggcctgtgggttggaaataggctgtcaggttacacttaattaagctaatgcgcctgatgcgttcaaatgatggccattacgtTTAATTAAACCGTTTAACTTAGCGGTTTTGTcacagtatttttttctcataaaaaatcagcaccagccaccggcGCCTGCCAGTCCAACACAGTGAACATCGGCAACGGAGACACAAGCCATTACGTTTAATTAAACCGTTTAACTTAGCGGTTTTGTCACAGTACTTTTTTCTCATAAAGGTTTTGTCACAGTACTTTTTTCTCATaaaaaatcagcaccagccaccggcGCCTGCCAGTCCAACACAGTGGACATCGGCAACGGAGACACAGTGGCACGCGTCGCCCTCGCGTGCGACGCGACGCGCCGGGTCACGTACGTGTCCCCGCTCCCTGTCTCCCTAGGCGAACCACACGTGTCCACCCCGAGGGGGCACGTGTCGCGCTTGCATCTCTCACGCCGGGGTATATACGCGCTCCACCGCTTCCACAGCCTCACCTCACTAACGTGCAGCGAGCCAGCGACACTTGGAACACGCTTTCCACGAACTGGTAGCTCAGGCCAGCCGAAAGGCACGCAGCACAGAGTCAGAGACCACCGCGATGGCGTCGAGGCAGAACACCCGTGAGGCgcgcgccgaggccgaggcgcggcgcgccgttgaggagctggcgcgggcgcgggacGAGCACCTGGTGCAGGCCGAGGTGAACGCCCGCTCGGCGGCCGACGAGATCGCGCGCTCCCGCGCCGACCGCGGCGTCGCCGGTGCGGGGGCTGCCGGCGGTGGCATCCTGGGGAGCGTGCAGGAGGGTGCCAAGTCCTTCGTTAGCGCCGTGGGCCGCACCTTCGGCGGTGCCAAGGACGCGGCCGCCGACAAGACCGCCGACAAGGCCCGGGAGACCAACGAGAGCCTGGCTCGCAAGACGAGCGAGACGGCGGAGGCGACCCGGAACAAGGTGGGGGAGTACaaggacgccgccgtggagagggCGCGGGAGACCAAGGACGCCGCCACGGAGAGGGCGCGGGAGACCAAGGACGCCGCCACGGAGAGGGCGCGGGAGACCAAGGACGCCGCCACGGAGAGGGCGCGGGAGACCAAGGACGCGGTGGCGCAGAAGACGAGCGAGACCGCGGAGGCCACCAAGAACAAGCTCGGGGAGTACAAGGACGCGGCGGCCGGGAAGGCGCGGGAGGCCGTGGACACCACCGCCGAAAAGGCGAGGGAGGCCAAGGACGTCACCAAGCAGAAGGCCGGCGAGTACGCCGACGCCACCCGCGGGACCGCGCAGGAGGCCAGGGACAGGTCCTGGGCCACCGCGCAGACCGCCGCCGACAGGACCAGGGagacggccgccggcgcccacgaCGCCGACAAGTACGTGCCCTTACTTACCATCTAGCACATAGAGGACAATCACTCTCGTTCGCGACGGACACTTGATGACCGTGTGATGATTTGCATGCGTTGCAGAGGACCAGGTCTGCTGGGCGCGCTCGGGAACGTGACGGGCGCGATCAAGGATAAGCTGACGATgggcggcggccacggagcCGCGGGACAGCACGACGTCCGGctgggcggcgacgacgagcgcGCGGCGAAGGAGCGCGCCGCGGAGAAGGCGGCGTCGGTGTACTTCGAGGAGAAGGACCGGGCGCtccgggagctcgcggcggagcGGGTGGACCGGTGCGTGGACAAGTGCGTGGAGGGATGCGCCGGATCGACCTGCGCGCACCGCGCACGGCAAGATGTGAGAAGCGCGCGGACGTGGCgcgcgacggccgccgccgtccggccgTCCCTGCATGGGCAAAAATAATAGAACTGTTGCTAGTAGTAGTGTGgtctaggccctgtttggtttcaaTAGCACAAATAGCGCACACGATttccgagaaaagaatctcatatgcatggagtactaaacgaaatttatttgcaaaatcttttcacgaatgggtgtaacttttcacgacgaatctaatgatagcaattaatcgatgattggctataatgatgctacagtaaccatcctctaattgtgcggtcaaatgcctcattaggttcgtatcgcgaagtagcgcagggttcgtctcgcgaaatagcgcagggttgtggagttagttttgtaaattgcctttatttagtacccttaattattggtcaaaatttttatgcTACTTGTGCTACTACATACCAAACAGGGCCCTAGCAGAGCGTCGTGTTTCTGTTCTCTTCTGCTGCTTTCCAAGATGTTTAAATTTTCATTCTGCTGTTCAGCATCTGTAACCTTCCTTTGGTAAATGTTTACGAATGAGAAGCTCTGTGCTTTGGAAATAATCTACGGAACATGGTGTGCCCTCGCGTGAGGCGAAATTTGCAGGCTTCGTACGAACTCACACCGTAGATTAGACGTGGCAGATGCAATCAGCAGCAGCGCATGGCTTTTGAATTTGCAGCAGACCGGCCAGTGCCCGATATAGATGGAATTTTGCGATGCAATTGATTAGGTAGCATTCAGTTAATGGCGCCGCAAATCGGTACCTGGGAAGATCATCTGCAATCGTTTCTTCCCTGGATGCTACTAGATGTGCTTTTCTCCACCGGATGAGTTATCTTCTGCGAGAGGAGTTCAACACTTTGTCTGCGCAACTGCGCCGTCGCAACCGACAACGAGAGAGGCAAATTGGTCTACTGCTCCCTAAAGCGGCAGGAGCACCAAAGCGGCGCAGTTCCTCCTGGATGGACAGGAGCGGAGCCTTTCGCTGTTCTGACGCTCGTCGCCAGTAAGGCAGGAGCTTTTTTGGTTCTGGCTTGCGGCAAACCGTGGACGCCGATGGTGGTGTCTTCGATAGAAGTAGAGCTCCATTGCCGCTGCGCTGAGCAGCAGAGCAGGCAAATGGCTACAAGCTCTGCACTCTGCAGCCGCCTCGTGCTCCGGCATCGGAAGCCAACATCTGTGTATgatcttcttaatgaaaaacgtacTAAGGTACGGTctcgaaaaaaaaatctgtgtATGATCCGTTATATTTTGAAACCAAACGAAGTCTGTAATCACTGATCCCAACAATATGATTTCGCTCACCACAGGTTGAACAAAGACACAAGGATTGAGTCAGAGggagttgggggggggggggggggggggtcctcgACCCTCCCGTTGACTCtggaacaaaaaagaaaaagaaaaatgagtaCCAGCAATGCT from Panicum virgatum strain AP13 chromosome 9K, P.virgatum_v5, whole genome shotgun sequence encodes:
- the LOC120648816 gene encoding late embryogenesis abundant protein 1-like yields the protein MASRQNTREARAEAEARRAVEELARARDEHLVQAEVNARSAADEIARSRADRGVAGAGAAGGGILGSVQEGAKSFVSAVGRTFGGAKDAAADKTADKARETNESLARKTSETAEATRNKVGEYKDAAVERARETKDAATERARETKDAATERARETKDAATERARETKDAVAQKTSETAEATKNKLGEYKDAAAGKAREAVDTTAEKAREAKDVTKQKAGEYADATRGTAQEARDRSWATAQTAADRTRETAAGAHDADKGPGLLGALGNVTGAIKDKLTMGGGHGAAGQHDVRLGGDDERAAKERAAEKAASVYFEEKDRALRELAAERVDRCVDKCVEGCAGSTCAHRARQDVRSARTWRATAAAVRPSLHGQK